In Thalassophryne amazonica chromosome 4, fThaAma1.1, whole genome shotgun sequence, a genomic segment contains:
- the LOC117509072 gene encoding retinitis pigmentosa 1-like 1 protein, whose product MKLIQTRWGRTLGLTSEQTVCPEGGGNTERNFPPLVGVRSSSDTDVMATAGARLHRLQEIMSPCRIKDQTSESEPEPEPEPEPESEPEPESESESEPESQSEPESESEPECVSEPEPESQSEPESESDPESQSESKPESVSEAEPESESESESVSEPEPESQSEPESESDPESQSESEPESEPEPESEPESEPESEPEAEPESEPESETESEPESESEPEFVSEPESEPEPEPEPESEPEPESEPEPESEPESESESEPESQSEPESESEPECVSEPESEPEPESEPESESESESEPESQSEPESVSEPEPESQSEPESESDPESQSESEPESVSEAEPESESESESVSEPEPESQSEPESESDPESQSESEPESEPEPESEPEAEPESEPESETESAPESVSESEPEYETKSEPEPESESEPESEPRSASEAVSEPESESKPESKSESESESEPESESEYEPESEPEPESEGVRV is encoded by the exons AAGCTGATCCAAACCCGCTGGGGCCGCACACTGGGTTTGACCTCAGAGCAGACTGTCTGCCCAGAAGGAGGAGGAAACACAGAGCGGAACTTTCCCCCGCTGGTGGGAGTCAG GAGCAGCTCTGACACAGACGTGATGGCGACAGCTGGAGCACGACTTCACAGACTTCAGGAGATCATGTCCCCttgcaggatcaaagatcagact tctgagtctgagcctGAGCCTGAGCCTGAGCCTGAGCCTGAATCTGAGCCTGagcctgagtctgagtctgagtctgagcctGAGTCTCAGTCTGaacctgagtctgagtctgaaccTGAGTGTGTGTCTGAGCCTGAGCCTGAGTCTCAGTCTGagcctgagtctgagtctgacccTGAGTCTCAGTCTGAGTCTAAACCTGAGTCTGTGTCTGAGGCTGagcctgagtctgagtctgaatcTGAGTCTGTGTCTGAGCCTGAGCCTGAGTCTCAGTCTGagcctgagtctgagtctgacccTGAGTCTCAGTCTGAGTCTGAACCTGAGTCTGAGCCTGAGCCTGAGTCTGAGCCTGAATCTGAGCCTGAGTCTGAGCCTGAGGCTGAACCTGAGTCTGAACCCGAGTCTGAAACTGAGTCTGaacctgagtctgagtctgaaccTGAGTTTGTGTCTGAGCCTGAGTCTGAGCCTGAGCCTGAGCCTGAGCCTGAGTCTGAGCCTGAACCTGAGTCTGAGCCTGAGCCTGAGTCTGagcctgagtctgagtctgagtctgagcctGAGTCTCAGTCTGaacctgagtctgagtctgaaccTGAGTGTGTGTCTGAGCCTGAGTCTGAGCCTGAGCCTGAGTCTGagcctgagtctgagtctgagtctgagtctgagcctGAGTCTCAGTCTGAACCTGAGTCTGTGTCTGAGCCTGAGCCTGAGTCTCAGTCTGagcctgagtctgagtctgacccTGAGTCTCAGTCTGAGTCTGAACCTGAGTCTGTGTCTGAGGCTGagcctgagtctgagtctgaatcTGAGTCTGTGTCTGAGCCTGAGCCTGAGTCTCAGTCTGagcctgagtctgagtctgacccTGAGTCTCAGTCTGAGTCTGAACCTGAGTCTGAGCCTGAGCCTGAGTCTGAGCCTGAGGCTGAACCTGAGTCTGAACCCGAGTCTGAAACTGAGTCTGCACCTGAGTCTGTGTCTGAGTCTGAACCCGAGTATGAAACTAAGTCTGAGCCTGaacctgagtctgagtctgaaccTGAGTCTGAACCTCGGTCTGCATCTGAGGCTGTTTCTGAACCTGAGTCTGAGTCAAAGCCTGAGTCTAaatctgagtctgagtctgaatctgaacctgagtctgagtctgagtatGAACCTGAGTCTGAACCTGaacctgagtctga aggcgtcagagtCTGA